The window tcgtcgatatcttcatacctagttatatctcgttaccggcaagtctctttactcgttctgtaatacatcatcccgcaactaactcattagtcacattgcctgcaaggcttattatgatgtgcattaccgagagggcccagagatacctcttcgatactcggagtgacaaatcctaatcttgatctatgccaacccaacaaacaccttccaagatacctatagagcatctttataatcacccagttacattgtgacgtttgatagcacacaaggcattcgtccggtatccgggagttgcataatctcatagtcgaaggaatatgtatttgacatgaagaaagcaatatcaataaactgaacgatcattatgctaagctaatggatgggtcttgtccatcacatcattctcctaatgatgtgatcccgtttatcaaatgacaacacatgtctgtggttaggaaacttaaccatctttgaataacgagctagtctagtagaggcttactagggacacgttgttttgtctatgtatccacacatgtatcaagtttccggttaatacaattctagcatgaataataaacatttatcatgataaaaggaaatataaaataacaactttattattgcctctagggcatatttccttcgtcgttagcttagcataatgatcattccgttttattgctattgctttcttcatgtcaaatacatattccttcgactatgagattatgcaactcccggataccggaggaatgccttgtgtgctatcaaacgtcacaacgtaactgggtgattataaagatgctctacatgtatctccgaaggtgttttttgagttggcatagatcgagattaggatttgttagtccgagtatcgaagaggtatctctgggccctctcggtaatacacatcataagcttgcaagcaaacgactaaggagttggtcacgaggtgatgtattatggattgagtaaagagacttgccggtaacgagattgaactaggtatgaagataccgacaatcgaatctcgggcaagtaacataccgatagacaaagggaattacgtatggtgtcataacggttcgactgaTATAGATCtacgtagaatatgtaggagccaatatgggcatctaggttccgctattggttattgaccgaggaggtgtctcggtcatgtcttcatagttctcgaacccgtagggtccgcacgcttaacgttcgttgacgatatagtattatatgtgttcggagtcccggatgagatcacggaaatgacgaggagtctctaaatggtcgagaggtaaagattgatatataggacgatggtattcggacaccggaagtgttctagagggtaccgggtacttatcggatcaccggaaaggagtttcgggcacccccggcaaaaatatgggccttatgggccaagtgagggaacacaccagccctggTGCGCCCCTATAGAGGCCCGCCcgatgaggaggagaaggaaagaggggagggcaAGGAAAGTATGGATTGGGAttcctacttccttccctctccccccgtctttccttccccctcggtTATATATGACAGGGggcggcttgggagggactccaagtaggattcctcctacttgggcgcctcctatggctgctactccctccctcccacctatatatatgaggagggggcgcctagcacacaccagacaattgcctagccgtgtgcggcgcccccctccacaatttacacccccggtcatattcttgcagtgcctaggcgaagccctgcgaggatcacttcaccatcaccgtcaccacaccatcgtgctgacggaactcatctactacctcgacgtcttgctggatcaagaagacgagggacgttaccaagctgaacgtgtgcagaactcggaggtgtcgtacgttcggtactcgatcgatgaaccgcgttgtgaaacgcttccacttacggtctacgactgtacgtagacacactctccccctcgttgctatgcatctccatggatagatcattgcgtgtgcgtagaattttttttgttttccatgcaacaattcccaacagtggcatcatgagccaggtctatgcgtagatgatatgcacgggtagaacacaaagagttctgggcggtgatagtcatactgcttaccaccaatatcttattttgattcggcggtattgtgggatgaagcggtccggaccaacattacatgtccacgcacatgagaccggttccaccgactacatgcaactagttttgcataaaggtggctggcgggtgactgtttctcctactttagttgaatgaGGCGGCAACGATCGGTGATGTCGAAGAGCCCAGAACTAGAGTTAATGTAGATTCGGGCCATCAGGGCCAAAGGCACCAGGACGCCGACAAGCCGAAGATGCTAGAGAGGACGCAACCTTCGAAACGATTGTGATAGAGCCACGGCAGCAGAGAATGACGGCGAGCCATGGACGCTGGAGAACACATGCCCAGGGCAGTCGGGGCTGGAGTCGCACTGGCAAGAGGCCTGCCACGAAGCCTCATGCGTCCAGCCGCCAAAGGCGACCACAACTAGGGAATCACCATGGGGAACCCACCATAGTCCAGCCCATAGCCATGGTTGCAACTCGGAGGGGGGAAACACCACTTCGGCGCCATCAGAGGGCGGCCCAAGCCAATCAAGGAGCCATGCGAAATCCTAGGAGTTAGTGCGGGCTTCAACGACTACGTCTCTGGTGGCGGCGAgatgaggaggagggagggggtaGGTGGTGGCGCAATTTAGGTTTCCCCTAATGCCGCCCCTAGATAAGCACCTATTGATATCCCGACATTTTGGTATTGCACTTGGTCTTGAACCTGGGACATCACTCGTGTGTGTCATCTACTATGATAGCTTTCTTCTTGATGTCATATTGCAGGCTATCTTGCATTGAGCTTCCCCTTCGCATGGAATTCAAAGTAAGTGAACATTGTTGTACTCTACTCTCCCAAATATAGTAAGAAGTGACATTTATCTTAGCTCTTTCAAAAAATGTATAGATCTCTCACCATCTTCTTTGATAGAAATGCTATTCTTTCTTTTACACCCATTTACTTTTTCATGAAAATAAGCAAGGTCTCTAACTCTCTATACAAGCCACTCTACTCTTCGCCTCATCTTTTATGCTCATATAACTCTTTTATTTCACAAATTTGGGCGAGTAAAGTATGCAAGCGTTATCTGAAATGAATGAACACAAATTGTTTGTAGGTGGCTTTTCAAGCCCGCCGTCAAATCCTAGGGCACTTACTCGAAGCCTCGAATTAGAGCAAAAAGGGGATATGCAACAAAAATAGCTTTTCTTTCAATAATTTGCCCTAGTTACCATCGACAACTTGGGCTAAGCCATAGGTCAACACATCCTCCGATAGAAATGGAAGTCGTTGGATAATGAGATTTGCATTATCTTTTTTTAAACCCTACCATATATTAATTAAATTATAACATTCATACAATCATTCATTACAAAATTTGCCACGTAGGGCGGAGCAGTATTCAAAAAAATACCATCAGAGCAATTATCAAAACTGAACTTTGCAATCTCGTGAGCCACCGTATTGGCCCTCCTGTTAATCTTGTCTATCTTTATACCCACCATCAGCTTAGAGACATTCAATGCCTCCTTCTTTAGGTCCACCAGAGTTGACCTGTCAACACGCTCTTTTCCAAACACAAAAGCCACAAAAGAACAACCAGTTTCTAAAATGATGGGCTTGTCAAGAGTGATACCAATATACATGCCATAGAGGGTCGATCTTAGTTCCGCTTCCTCGACGCAATGGCAAGCTCTAATGTAACCCCAAGAGGAGATGATAACTTGTCTATAATGGCTCTAATGACCACCCCCACGCTCGCAGCTTTGATGGCCTCCACAAAACTTGTGTCGACATTAATCTTGAAAAAACCCAAGGTGGGAGGCTTCCAGGAGATAACATTCCTCTCCTTATTAGTGGTTACCTGGAGTTCTTCCACCACTTGCTAACTTTGTTGCACACCGTCACCTGTATGTTTGCATGACAAGACGAGAAAGAAGCCCAATAGTTGCCGCGATGGATTCCTTTCCCTTACCAAAAATCAAATCATTCCTCAAGTGTCAAGCTCTCCAGAACATGAATATAGTTTGATCACGCATACGCAAATTTAATTGATCCAATAAAATAAGAAACCAGTCTGGCCCAAAATATTTGATAATATCTTTGGCTGGTAAATTCCACACTTCCTTCAAAGCCATACGAAATGCACGAGTCTTGGGACAATTTACCAACGCGTGAAAAATACATTCATCTTCAATACCATTGATTGAGCACGTACCTAGAATAGTTTGATGGTGTTTTACCCTGTTAACTTGAATCGCCAAACTATTAGAAGCAGCCCTCCAAGCAAAGATTCTAATTTTCTGGGGGACATTCGCCTTCCAAATTATGTTCCAGAGCCTCCGTTCCCCATACTAGGATTCTCGGATTCACCCTTCGATTGCTTAAGAATCATTGCCAGACTATACACACTCTTCACCGAGAATAAACCACTCTTCTCATGGTGCCACGTAATAAGATCTCCCTCACCCAAAGTGAGAGTATGCAGCTTTAAAATTTCCTCTGTATCATGAGGATAAAATAGATGTCTGATCAGATTTTCATCCCACCTCCTAGATCCACTCATGAATCAGACACCCATTTAATCCTCGTTCTGTTCTTCTTGGCAGTAATGTTTAGGCCAGCTTCCCTAAGAATCCAACTATCCCTCAAAATATTTATAGTAGTACCATCAACAACTCTCCAAATGATGCCATTTTTCAGCAGCTCAAGGCCATGCATAATACCTTGCCAAGTAAGGGGCGTTGCTTGCGGGAAAACAGTATCAATAAGATGCCCATGAGGATAATATTTAGTTTTCATCACCTTTGCACACAGAGAATTTAGAAAAAACAATAAACGCCAAGCTTGTTTAGCCAAAAGCGCTTGATTAAAAAACATAAGGTTGCTGCCCTTGCGAGGATATGAGATTAAAAAAACTGTTATCAATACTCTGAATCAGTTGccgaacatgttacatgtgccgTGAAAAATGTACGAGTTAGAAGCACAAACTGTGAGCTACTACATCACACGAGCAGACTTACACTAAAAAACATGTCCTTAATGAATTAGTCGTGGTGGCAAACTAAATGGCACTTATTATCATGTCAACCCCGATGTGTAAGGTTGTCTATGGTCAAAACTACTACATGGTTTAAAAGCCACAAGAAGATCTTCAATCAAAGTAACACACAATTGCATATATATGACATCAAATCTTATCTCCCATTCTTCCCACTCAAGACTCAACTCGACCATGACAGGATTCTTGCAGTTTTCTGATATCTTAATTTCATCTTCAATGGCTTTCAAAGCTGCATCTACCTATCGCTATTTCTCCTTCAACATGCGCTAACTTTTCATGCGTCAGACGGTCAACACAACTTAGAAAATCAAGCAGACTGTTTCGAGAAATGCTATAGCTAAGGGAAATTTCTTACTGGTTCAAGTTTATGGAAAGATGCGGCACTAAATACTTGGCCCGGTGGAAATCGGGGGCCCAGAGAGTAAAATAAGCGAGGAGTTATCTATGGACAATGTCCTGTAACCAGCATCCGTAATCAGTTGCCAGCAAGTCTAGCAATTTTGCTATGTTCCTGGTCTTACAAAATCATAGCTTCTTCGATCCGAATTAATTAACACAGTCTTTATGCAATAATAGGCTGTGAATTAATTGACGCAGCCTCTATACAACACGCAGGCTGGAGGAGGAAGTATGAGAGAGTGATTTTCACTTGTGGTGTGGTAAGAGAAGCACGTACGTACGGCATGTCCGCATGTGCATATTATATTTTATCAGCTCTAATAAACACCCAAGAATAGGATAATATGAAATCTTGCAATGAGACTTGGACACGTCGATCAAACAGGGGCTAGGGCTTtcaaaaaagaaaacagaagctAAAGCTAGGGTGCGTGGCCCGCCGACCACCGCATATCGCCTCGCCTGCATCTCACCTTTTCTTTGCATCGTGAGGAACGTCGGCATTATTGGACTTCACCGTCACACTGCCCCACCCAATCTCCTTCCTGAACCAGCCTTTACACTTGTATATTGGTCTCCTACTTGGCCTTCGGTACCTTCATCCGCATGTGTTGGATCGAATCAGCAGCTCGTGATATGGGTGAGCAATCGAGCTTCGCGAAGCTACTACTTTGTACGTGGCGGCAAGGTACGAGCACCGCCGCGCGACGTGTCCCGTTGCTTCTGCCTATAAATGCCGCCTGCTCCAATCTCCTTTCCAACACAAGCAGTCGATTCATCCAAGCCAGAGTTGAGCAATACTAGCAGTGAGATTTGGCCCTTCCGATCGAGTGATTTCAGTTCGTGTTTGTTAGTGAGAGAGAAGACAAGCGGAGATGGCCTCCAACCAGAACCAGGCGAGCTACATGGCCGGCGAGACCAAGGCCCGCACCGAGGTAACCGTCGTCTCCTATAGTGCCTACCACTTCATCCTGCTGCCGCGCGCATGCGCCGTTGCTTCCGGCGGTGATCTGAAATGCTCTCTTCGTTGTGCAGGAGAAGACCGGGCAGATGATGGACAAGGCGGGCCAGGCCACGGAGGCCACCAAGCAGAAGGCCGGCGAGGCCAAGGACAAGACGGCCCAGACGGCTCAGGCGGCCAAGGACCGCGCCGCCGAGAGCAAGGACCAGACCGGCAGCTTCCTCGGCGAGAAGACTGAGGCGGCCAAGCAGAAGGCGTCGGAGACGGCGCAGTACGCGCAGGATAGGTCCTCCGACGCCGCGCAGTACACCAAGGAATCCGCCGTTGCCGGCAAGGACAAAACCGGCAGCGTGCTCCAGCAGGCCGGCGAGACGGTGGTGAGCGCGGTGGTGGGCGCCAAGGACGCGGTGGCGAACACGCTGGGCATGGGCGGTGACAACACCACCAAGGACACCACCACCAGGAATCACTAGATGCATGCGTTCGCGCTTAATTTGCTTTCCTTTAGTCGTGTTTGGTCGTTCACGAGCCTTCTACTATGTTTCCACTCTTTCGTGATTTTCCGCTCATTTAGTGTAAGTTTGCCGCCGATTTGATCTACCCGTGTCCCGTTCTGTAATGAGTTACTTATAATCCATGTACTTCACTCGAAGGCGGCAATAAAGTTATATGTGATCGAATTTCTTTTGTCACGGTATCATTGAAACTTCAATCCGTTGTTGCCGGACCAACTGAGCATTGCTCATATGGTGAGGTACTGAGGTTCGCTGTGGAGGAACCAATCCAATCTATCGGTTCTTGGCCTTGCATTCTTCTTAATTTATTTCAGGGTTTTTTTTGTGATTAGACGTCCCGTCGAGAAGAGTCTTTACGGATTTTCGTTAATCTGAAGATGTTGTGCTGGCTCGGTATCTCGAGGTACTATAAGAGCGTGTGTATTTGGCTCGGTATCTCGAGGTACTAATAAGAGTGCGTGTGTCTGAAGATGTTGTTCTGACTCGGTATCTCGGAGGTACttcctccggtcctttttagtctgcatataaatTTTGTCCGAAGTCAAAATATCTCAACTTTAACCAAATTTATAAAAAtaagtatcaacattcacaacGCCAAATCGACATTGTTAGATTAATTATGAAATATAGTTTCATAGTACATAATTTTGCTATTGTAGATGTTGGtatttttttaatacaaatttagtcaaactttgcaaagtttgacttgaCATAAATCTAATACgcggagtaaaaaggaccggagggagtacgaaTAAAAGTGTGTGCGTGCGTTTATAGTGATGAGTGCGTGCAATGGCGGAGCTACAGAAAATAGATTGGGCGGGCCAACATGGCTAGATCTAAAGGGAGACTGTAATGTTTACCTTTATGGCCTAGTTTTTACACTCACTCTAGTTTTGGCCCTATGGCGTGCGGGCCATGGCACGCTTTTGCTTGTACGTAGCTCCGCCAGTGAGTGCATGTACATTAAAAAAATCATTATTGATGGTTGACTTCGTCAATCTGAAGATATGTGTGCGTGTGTTTATAGTGGTAAGTGTGTGTATATTCAAAAGAAAACATTGTTGATGGCTGACTTCGTCGATCTAAAGATGTTGTATAGGCTCGGTATCTCGGATGTACTCATAGGAGTGAGTGTGTGTGTTCATAGAAGTGAGTGTGTGTACATTCTAAAGAGAAAGATGTTGTGCAGCCGATGACAAAGATGTTGTGCAGTCCGATTCATCTATGGCCCTATCGATATT is drawn from Aegilops tauschii subsp. strangulata cultivar AL8/78 chromosome 1, Aet v6.0, whole genome shotgun sequence and contains these coding sequences:
- the LOC109758745 gene encoding uncharacterized protein, whose product is MASNQNQASYMAGETKARTEEKTGQMMDKAGQATEATKQKAGEAKDKTAQTAQAAKDRAAESKDQTGSFLGEKTEAAKQKASETAQYAQDRSSDAAQYTKESAVAGKDKTGSVLQQAGETVVSAVVGAKDAVANTLGMGGDNTTKDTTTRNH